A portion of the Sabethes cyaneus chromosome 3, idSabCyanKW18_F2, whole genome shotgun sequence genome contains these proteins:
- the LOC128743998 gene encoding fatty acid synthase yields the protein MPARFEDVTTDTRRGVPRDLGGQYDGCQIRDDICITGFSGRLPESSNIEEFKRNLMEGIDMVNDDDRRWPKGLYELPTRIGKIKNEDLQNLDAEFFKIHQKQAECMDPQMRMLLECTYEAIIDAGINPQEIRGSRTGVYIGCSNSETEQHWCADPDLVNGYGLIGCARAMFANRLSYTFDFKGPSYAVDTACSSSLIAMSTAFADMKAGHCDAAIVAGCGLILKPTMSLQFKRLNMLGKDGTCKVFDESGNGYVRSDGCVVTFLQRASDSRRIYASVLNVRINTDGYKEQGITFPNGQMQKRLITETYEEINLNPADVVYVEAHGTGTKVGDPQEVNAITDFFCKDRKTPLLIGSVKSNMGHSEPASGVCSIAKMLIAMEEGIIPGNLHYKSTNPDLYGLMDGRVKVVDRNMPWNGGIVGLNSFGFGGANAHVILKSYPKPKPISPKNGFPKLVLASGRTDEAVEAFLEAAEKNKDDEELVGIVNEIHSKNIPLHSNRGYTVVGDGQVVREVLDVNDDKRPIWFIYSGMGSQWASMAKQMMQVEVFSNSIHRCAEALRPEGIDLVDILTKSDEGTFENILNSFISIAAVQVALTDVLNYIGISPDGMVGHSVGELGCAYADGCFTPEQTVLAAYWRGRSILDTQLIKGQMAAVGLSWEQCKERLPSDIIAACHNSSDSVTISGPVDSVSKFIGELNAEGIFAKGVKSSNIAFHSRYIADAAPKLRKSLDKIIPNPKNRSPRWISTSIPEEAWKTPLAQQSSAAYHVNNLLSSVLFSEGLQHVPANAICIEIAPHGLLQAILKRALGKDATNLSLMKRGHDNNVIFMLSNIGKLYAAGAQPQVNKLYRPITYPVGRGTPMLNSLIKWDHSTKWFLAKFGVENKSGETIIDVNLDKPDDAYLAGHTIDGRVLFPATGYMTLAWRTFAKMRGADMDKTPVVIENAVFHRATILPKEGSVKFGINFFDGTGAFEICEGGSLAVSGKISIPEKVENEELNLYKLDEDKSGIPMNTSDVYKELRLRGYDYGGIFRGVTKADGKAINGELQWKDNWVSFMDTMLQFSILGKNMRELYLPTRIEKIIINPARHMDIMNELKSKNLDVPISVYRNIDVIKSGGVEMRGLKATLAPKRSGTQAPPTIEKYVFVPNNNEKDLAESGEKARLRAITAAVHIAIENSAGALKLKVAEACFQRAPENTAAGIVQAIIEGEPTLVSDVAVVTNYQPDSLTQHYGESGVRVVPKDATAAAIEQGCHLVISYDILGNSDGQTILGHLRESIRDDGFILLEESRTSFDSTKKGKALFDALSLTIVSYQFCEKKVFVLLRPAVNYEQRKHTVIQVTEKNFSWLESLKAALAKAEETNTFVYLICQGEELFGAQGFINCIKNEAGGKYARMIFIQDKRAEKFSLTGKFYADQLRKDLICNVVNGSGVWGTFRHLRLDNQANTPSLPVEHSYVNALTKGDLASLKWIEGTLSRDRPDPKDKRVELCTVYYAPINFRDVMLCSGKLGVDALPGDLPTQDCILGLEFAGRDSAGRRIMAMVPAKSLATTCIAHRNMMWEIPDNWTMEQASTVPCVYSTVYYALVVRGRMKAGESILIHAGSGGVGQAAISVALAGGLTVFTTVGSKEKRDFLKRTFPKLQDKNIGNSRDCSFEQMVMRETQGRGVDLVLNSLADEKLQASVRCLGLNGRFLEIGKFDLSNNSPLGMSVFLKNTSFHGILVDSIMDGDEETLSQVTKLVSEGIKSGAVRPLPTSVFGDQQVEQAFRFMASGKHIGKVVLKIRDEEKAKTVVPPPKLVASIPRTYMHKEKSYILIGGLGGFGLELANWLVSRGATKIVLTSRSGIRTGYQSLMIRRWQERGVTVSIDTNDVTTLKGAQKLLQEAKKLGPVGGVFNLAAVLRDGLLENGTEADFKTVCVPKVDGTKNLDQATRELCPDLDYFICFSSVSCGRGNIGQVNYGLANSAMERICEARQSVGLPGTAIQWGAIGDTGLVLENLGDNETVIGGTLPQRMPSCLQTIDFFLQQPCPVLASMVVAEKRKAETGGVGLVSCIANILGLKDTKNVSDSSSLADLGMDSLMGAEIKQTLERNFDTVMSAADIRMLTFGKLKALESGGGDTGAGSGAPTAASPEPKHQDQNGIGDGTQVKFSAELMPTQCLVRLASKAPATSKDKPVFMVHAIEGVITSLIPLAETLPVPVYGLQCVAEAPLESLEALAGFYIKQIRTIQPKGPYSILGYSFGASIAYEIVAQLEKAKETCRLILLDGSPRYVSWYTEAQKQRNANGEVVQAEDEAYALAYFGMVCGNLDYGKTAHELMIPKTWEARLQKCAELVRAKMPQYSQQLLETTAKSFVHKIVASHLYKPSSKINAPVKLVKPVENYAKLQGDYGLSELCNKEVKVTTVKGDHRSMLAGDSMVEISKLLLELN from the exons ATGCCAGCTCGCTTCGAAGATGTCACTACTGACACCCGCCGTGgtgtcccccgggacctgggGGGACAGTACGATGGCTGTCAGATTCGGGATGACATCTGCATCACAGGCTTCTCGGGCCGCCTGCCGGAGAGCTCCAACATCGAGGAGTTCAAGCGCAATCTGATGGAGGGCATCGATATGGTCAATGACGACGACCGGCGGTGGCCGAAGGGTCTGTACGAGCTGCCCACCAGGATTGGTAAAATAAAGAACGAAGATTTGCAAAATTTGGACGcggaatttttcaaaatccacCAGAAACAGGCGGAATGTATGGATCCGCAGATGCGAATGCTGCTTGAGTGTACCTATGAGGCTATCATTGATGCGG GCATCAACCCTCAGGAGATTCGAGGCAGTCGCACTGGTGTATATATTGGATGCTCGAATTCGGAAACAGAGCAACATTGGTGTGCCGATCCGGACTTGGTCAATGGGTACGGTTTAATCGGTTGCGCACGAGCCATGTTTGCCAATCGGCTGTCCTATACGTTCGACTTCAAAGGTCCCAGCTATGCAGTCGATACGGCTTGTTCGAGTTCCCTCATCGCGATGTCGACTGCTTTCGCAGACATGAAGGCTGGGCACTGCGATGCGGCTATCGTTGCCGGCTGTGGACTGATTCTCAAGCCAACTATGTCCCTCCAATTCAAAAGATTAAACATGTTGGGTAAAGACGGTACGTGCAAGGTTTTCGATGAATCTGGTAATGGGTACGTACGTTCGGATGGCTGCGTCGTTACGTTTTTGCAGCGTGCCTCCGATTCACGACGCATTTATGCAAGTGTTTTAAATGTTCGAATCAACACTGACGGATATAAGGAGCAGGGCATCACGTTCCCTAATGGGCAAATGCAAAAGCGTCTAATCACGGAGACTTACGAGGAAATCAACCTAAATCCCGCGGATGTTGTTTACGTAGAGGCACACGGAACCGGAACTAAAGTAGGCGATCCACAAGAAGTGAACGCTATCACGGATTTCTTCTGCAAGGATCGCAAGACTCCGCTGTTGATCGGATCGGTAAAGTCCAACATGGGTCACTCGGAACCCGCTTCCGGTGTGTGTTCGATTGCAAAAATGTTAATTGCCATGGAGGAAGGTATCATTCCCGGAAATCTGCATTACAAGAGCACTAATCCGGATTTGTACGGTTTGATGGACGGTCGGGTGAAGGTTGTGGATCGAAACATGCCCTGGAATGGAGGAATCGTAGGGTTGAACTCTTTCGGCTTTGGAGGCGCCAATGCGCACGTTATCTTGAAGTCATACCCAAAACCAAAACCAATAAGCCCGAAAAATGGATTCCCCAAATTGGTTCTCGCTTCAGGACGTACTGACGAAGCGGTGGAAGCGTTCCTTGAAGCGGCCGAAAAGAATAAAGACGATGAGGAGTTGGTTGGAATTGTGAATGAAATCCACAGCAAGAATATTCCGTTACATTCGAACCGCGGTTACACCGTTGTTGGGGATGGTCAGGTGGTTCGCGAAGTTCTGGATGTAAATGACGACAAGCGTCCAATTTGGTTCATCTATTCCGGTATGGGATCGCAATGGGCTAGCATGGCGAAGCAAATGATGCAAGTTGAGGTTTTCAGCAACAGCATTCATCGCTGCGCTGAGGCACTCCGACCGGAAGGCATCGATTTGGTCGATATTTTAACCAAGAGCGATGAGGGCACCTTCGAGAATATTTTGAATTCGTTCATATCGATTGCTGCAGTGCAGGTCGCACTGACCGACGTTCTGAACTATATTGGTATCAGTCCGGATGGAATGGTGGGACATTCGGTGGGAGAATTGGGTTGTGCCTACGCTGATGGTTGTTTCACTCCGGAGCAAACGGTACTGGCCGCTTACTGGAGAGGTCGAAGCATTTTGGATACTCAACTGATTAAAGGTCAGATGGCAGCTGTCGGTTTGTCGTGGGAACAGTGTAAGGAACGACTACCGAGTGACATCATAGCGGCGTGCCACAACAGCAGCGACAGCGTGACG ATTTCTGGTCCCGTTGATTCGGTATCTAAGTTCATCGGCGAGCTAAACGCCGAAGGAATATTCGCCAAGGGAGTTAAATCTTCGAACATTGCCTTCCACAGTCGGTATATTGCTGACGCGGCGCCGAAGTTGCGCAAATCTCTCGACAAAATTATTCCTAACCCGAAAAACCGTTCACCACGCTGGATCAGTACCAGTATCCCTGAAGAAGCTTGGAAAACTCCACTAGCTCAACAATCATCGGCAGCGTATCATGTTAACAATTTGCTGTCGTCGGTACTGTTCTCTGAAGGTCTGCAACATGTGCCGGCCAATGCAATTTGCATCGAAATCGCCCCTCATGGTTTGCTGCAAGCCATTCTGAAGCGAGCTCTTGGTAAGGATGCAACAAATCTCAGCCTAATGAAACGCGGCCACGATAATAATGTAATCTTCATGTTGAGCAACATTGGAAA aTTATACGCTGCTGGAGCACAACCACAGGTGAATAAACTATACCGTCCCATCACATACCCGGTAGGCCGAGGAACACCGATGTTGAACTCCCTCATCAAATGGGACCATTCGACTAAATGGTTCCTGGCCAAGTTTGGAGTGGAAA aTAAATCTGGCGAAACTATTATTGATGTCAACCTGGACAAACCGGACGATGCGTACCTTGCGGGACATACCATTGATGGCCGTGTGTTGTTCCCTGCAACCGGTTACATGACATTGGCCTGGCGTACCTTTGCCAAGATGCGCGGTGCTGATATGGACAAGACCCCGGTCGTAATCGAGAACGCTGTTTTCCATCGGGCCACCATTTTGCCGAAGGAGGGATCTGTAAAGTTCGGTATCAATTTCTTTGACGGCACTGGAGCGTTTGAAATCTGTGAAGGTGGTTCGCTAGCGGTTTCGGGTAAAATTTCAATCCCCGAAAAGGTAGAAAATGAAGAACTTAATCTATACAAACTGGATGAAGATAAGTCTGGAATTCCGATGAACACTAGCGATGTGTACAAGGAACTGCGTCTGCGAGGGTATGACTACGGCGGTATTTTCCGAGGTGTAACCAAAGCCGACGGAAAAGCAATTAACGGTGAGTTACAGTGGAAGGACAACTGGGTAAGCTTCATGGATACCATGCTGCAATTCAGCATCTTGGGAAAGAACATGCGAGAATTATATTTGCCCACTAGAATCGAAAAAATCATTATCAATCCAGCTCGGCACATGGATATAATGAACGAATTGAAGTCGAAAAATCTCGACGTCCCGATCAGTGTTTATCGAAACATTGACGTCATTAAAAGTGGAGGAGTGGAAATGCGTGGACTAAAGGCCACACTTGCTCCGAAACGTAGTGGAACTCAAGCACCACCAACGATTGAAAAATATGTCTTTGTACCTAATAACAACGAAAAAGATTTAGCTGAAAGCGGCGAAAAAGCCAGATTGCGCGCAATAACGGCCGCAGTTCACATTGCCATTGAAAACAGTGCCGGTGCGCTGAAGTTGAAGGTTGCCGAAGCCTGTTTCCAGCGTGCCCCGGAAAATACCGCTGCCGGAATAGTTCAAGCTATAATCGAAGGAGAACCGACACTGGTCAGCGATGTTGCTGTTGTTACTAATTATCAACCGGATAGTTTGACTCAGCATTACGGTGAAAGCGGTGTTCGGGTTGTTCCAAAGGATGCTACCGCAGCAGCCATCGAGCAAGGCTGCCATTTAGTAATCTCTTACGACATTCTCGGTAACTCGGATGGACAAACCATTCTCGGTCACCTACGCGAGTCCATTCGTGACGATGGTTTTATTCTCTTGGAGGAATCTCGCACAAGCTTCGACAGTACCAAGAAGGGTAAAGCACTGTTTGATGCTCTTTCGTTGACTATTGTCTCCTATCAGTTCTGCGAAAAGAAGGTGTTTGTGCTGTTGCGCCCTGCCGTAAATTACGAACAACGCAAGCATACTGTCATTCAGGTAACGGAAAAGAACTTTTCATGGCTGGAAAGTCTGAAAGCTGCCCTCGCTAAGGCCGAAGAAACGAACACGTTCGTATATTTGATTTGCCAGGGAGAAGAACTATTTGGTGCGCAAGGATTCATCAATTGTATCAAAAATGAAGCAGGTGGTAAATATGCTCGCATGATTTTCATCCAGGACAAACGGGCGGAAAAATTCTCGCTGACCGGAAAGTTTTACGCCGACCAGCTGCGCAAGGATTTGATTTGCAACGTTGTAAATGGCAGCGGTGTCTGGGGAACGTTCCGTCATCTCCGGTTGGATAATCAAGCTAACACTCCGTCGTTACCGGTCGAGCATTCCTACGTGAATGCGCTCACCAAGGGTGATCTAGCTAGCTTGAAATGGATTGAGGGTACGCTGTCTCGCGACAGGCCTGATCCGAAGGACAAGCGCGTTGAACTGTGTACCGTGTACTATGCACCGATTAATTTCCGTGATGTCATGCTTTGCTCAGGAAAGCTCGGTGTCGACGCTCTACCCGGTGATCTTCCCACGCAGGATTGTATTCTTGGCTTAGAG TTCGCAGGTCGTGACTCTGCCGGTCGGCGTATTATGGCCATGGTTCCGGCAAAATCATTGGCAACAACCTGTATTGCTCATCGCAACATGATGTGGGAAATTCCGGACAACTGGACCATGGAACAAGCGTCCACGGTGCCGTGTGTCTATTCAACCGTCTACTATGCGCTGGTCGTCCGTGGTCGCATGAAGGCTGGTGAATCCATCTTGATCCATGCTGGATCAGGAGGTGTAGGTCAAGCTGCTATTTCGGTTGCACTGGCCGGAGGATTGACCGTCTTCACAACCGTCGGCAgtaaggaaaaacgagactTCCTGAAGCGAACCTTCCCGAAATTGCAGGACAAGAATATCGGCAACTCGCGAGACTGTTCGTTTGAACAGATGGTGATGCGTGAAACGCAGGGCCGCGGTGTCGATTTGGTACTGAATTCGCTGGCAGACGAAAAACTACAGGCTTCAGTACGGTGCTTGGGTTTGAACGGACGGTTTCTCGAAATCGGCAAGTTTGATTTGAGCAATAACAGTCCGCTGGGAATGTCAGTGTTCTTGAAAAATACTTCGTTCCATGGTATTTTGGTGGACAGTATAATGGATGGCGACGAGGAAACACTCAGCCAGGTGACGAAGTTGGTTTCCGAAGGTATCAAATCGGGAGCTGTACGACCGTTGCCGACAAGTGTATTCGGAGATCAACAAGTAGAGCAAGCATTCCGCTTTATGGCATCCGGTAAGCACATTGGTAAAGTTGTTCTCAAAATTCGAGATGAAGAGAAAGCGAAAACGGTAGTTCCCCCGCCAAAACTGGTGGCATCGATACCACGAACGTACATGCACAAGGAGAAGAGTTACATTCTGATTGGAGGTCTGGGAGGCTTTGGATTGGAACTTGCCAATTGGTTGGTGTCACGAGGCGCCACAAAAATTGTACTAACTTCGCGAAGTGGAATTCGCACCGGATATCAATCCTTAATGATCCGTCGGTGGCAGGAACGTGGCGTTACCGTTTCGATTGATACTAATGATGTGACCACCCTCAAGGGTGCACAAAAGCTGTTACAAGAAGCGAAAAAACTGGGTCCAGTTGGAGGCGTTTTCAATTTGGCAGCTGTACTTCGAGACGGATTACTAGAAAACGGCACGGAAGCCGACTTTAAGACTGTTTGCGTACCAAAGGTTGACGGAACAAAGAATCTAGATCAAGCTACTCGTGAATTGTGTCCTGATTTGGACTACTTCATTTGCTTCTCCAGTGTATCCTGCGGAAGAGGTAATATCGGTCAAGTGAATTATGGTCTTGCGAATTCGGCTATGGAGCGAATCTGTGAGGCCCGGCAGTCGGTTGGTTTACCCGGAACTGCGATCCAGTGGGGAGCTATTGGTGATACCGGATTGGTATTGGAGAATCTCGGTGACAACGAAACGGTTATCGGTGGTACTTTGCCACAGCGTATGCCTTCTTGTCTGCAAACAATCGACTTCTTCTTGCAGCAGCCATGCCCAGTACTGGCATCGATGGTGGTGGCCGAAAAACGAAAGGCCGAAACTGGCGGCGTTGGATTGGTCAGTTGCATCGCAAACATTCTTGGGTTGAAGGATACAAAGAATGTGTCTGATTCGTCCAGTTTGGCCGACCTCGGAATGGATTCACTCATGGGCGCAGAAATTAAGCAGACCCTTGAGCGAAACTTTGACACGGTCATGAGCGCAGCGGACATCCGAATGCTTACATTCGGAAAGCTGAAAGCATTAGAAAGCGGCGGCGGGGATACAGGTGCCGGAAGCGGTGCTCCGACAGCGGCAAGCCCAGAACCTAAACATCAAGACCAGAATGGAATTGGAGATGGAACACAAGTTAAATTCAGTGCCGAACTTATGCCAACACAATGCTTGGTCCGATTGGCTTCCAAAGCTCCAGCGACAAGCAAAGACAAACCAGTGTTTATGGTACATGCCATTGAAGGGGTGATCACATCCCTCATTCCGTTAGCCGAGACACTCCCCGTCCCCGTGTATGGCCTGCAATGTGTTGCCGAAGCTCCGCTAGAATCTCTCGAAGCCCTTGCCGGCTTTTACATCAAACAAATCCGTACAATTCAGCCGAAGGGCCCCTACTCAATTCTTGGATATTCTTTCGGTGCGTCGATTGCGTACGAAATAGTCGCTCAACTAGAAAAAGCCAAAGAAACCTGCCGACTGATTCTGCTGGACGGATCGCCACGGTACGTAAGTTGGTATACCGAAGCTCAGAAGCAGCGCAATGCCAACGGAGAAGTGGTGCAAGCAGAGGATGAAGCCTACGCATTAGCGTACTTTGGCATGGTTTGTGGCAATTTGGACTACGGTAAAACCGCACACGAGCTTATGATTCCAAAGACATGGGAAGCACGATTGCAGAAATGCGCCGAACTGGTCCGAGCGAAGATGCCTCAATATTCTCAGCAGCTG CTTGAAACGACAGCCAAGTCGTTTGTGCACAAAATTGTCGCCAGTCATCTGTACAAACCTTCCTCCAAAATTAACGCTCCCGTTAAGCTTGTGAAGCCAGTGGAAAACTATGCTAAACTGCAAGGAGACTACGGTCTATCTGAG CTCTGCAACAAAGAAGTAAAAGTCACGACGGTCAAGGGTGATCATCGATCCATGCTGGCAGGCGACTCTATGGTGGAGATTTCCAAGCTGCTTTTGGAACTGAATTAA
- the LOC128743337 gene encoding 2-oxoglutarate and iron-dependent oxygenase domain-containing protein 3-like, translated as MSDSTVRQRKKSAGEGKPRKVKIPHSSQTDASQQNRMWARLVLIIGIAIVVYFTTFRTREKKFATQKETLELRSQNLDCSKSYSEEIGKFPGCSPNICGRFVTDTLVAVEEVDILLNLARSGFQFGRSSGGASILDLHSGALSKDTQFINIYKIPEAKQIFTTDHINTYKLVKEKVQQAVSNIFKINGDSLFLTHPTFFSRLTNESAKTIHDEYWHAHIDKDTYSSFHYTTLLYLTDFGKDFTGGRFVFIDNPGKHNKTNVYIEPKRGRVSGFTSGAENVHHVEQVASGVRYALTISFTCNKEHAMVDPQFAIEEDDEP; from the exons ATGAGTGATTCGACTGTAAGGCAGCGCAAAAAAAGTGCTGGTGAAGGGAAACCTAGAAAAGT taaAATTCCGCACAGTTCTCAAACCGACGCAAGTCAGCAAAATCGTATGTGGGCTCGATTAGTGCTCATCATCGGCATCGCGATAGTAGTGTATTTTACTACATTTCGAACTCGGGAAAAGAAGTTTGCCACACAAAAAGAAACACTAGAGTTGCGGTCTCAGAATCTTGATTGTTCAAAATCATATTCTGAGGAAATAGGCAAATTCCCCGGCTGTAGCCCGAATATCTGCGGACGTTTTGTTACCGACACGCTAGTAGCAGTGGAAGAAGTTGATATTCTGTTAAATCTTGCACGCTCTGGTTTTCAATTCGGCCGTTCTTCGGGAGGAGCTTCCATTCTGGATCTTCATTCAGGCGCTTTGTCGAAGGATACTCAATTCATTAATATTTACAAAATACCAGAGGCAAAACAGATTTTTACGACTGATCACATTAATACCTACAAGTTGGTTAAGGAGAAGGTTCAGCAAGCAGTCagtaatattttcaaaattaacggGGACTCTTTGTTCCTGACACATCCAACCTTCTTCTCGCGCCTCACAAATGAATCAGCGAAAACCATTCATGACGAATATTGGCACGCACATATAGACAAGGACACGTACAGTTCGTTTCACTACACAACGCTCCTTTACTTAACGGATTTTGGCAAGGATTTCACCGGAGGCCGCTTCGTATTTATCGATAATCCGGGTAAGCATAACAAAACCAATGTTTACATTGAACCAAAACGGGGTAGGGTTAGCGGATTTACGTCAGGCGCAGAAAATGTTCACCATGTAGAACAAGTCGCTTCCGGTGTCAGGTATGCACTGACGATTTCCTTCACCTGTAATAAGGAACATGCCATGGTTGATCCACAATTTGCCATCGAAGAAGATGATGAACCGTAG